In Thermobaculum terrenum ATCC BAA-798, one genomic interval encodes:
- a CDS encoding glutaredoxin family protein: MIGAPYQRRSPFGVVSSPAAAPVVVYGTRWCAATQIVRRFLDRLGIPYEYVDLDLDPAAARRVAWLTGGYVSHPTVSVAGEVLVEPTLGELEWALARAGLI; the protein is encoded by the coding sequence ATGATCGGAGCGCCCTATCAGAGACGCAGCCCCTTCGGGGTGGTGTCCTCCCCCGCGGCGGCGCCCGTGGTGGTGTACGGCACCCGCTGGTGCGCCGCCACGCAGATAGTCCGGAGGTTCCTTGATCGGCTGGGCATCCCCTACGAGTACGTGGACCTGGACCTCGACCCCGCGGCAGCCCGGAGGGTAGCCTGGCTGACCGGTGGGTACGTGAGCCACCCCACGGTGTCGGTCGCCGGCGAGGTGCTCGTGGAACCGACCCTGGGCGAGCTGGAGTGGGCGCTGGCCCGCGCCGGCCTGATATAA
- a CDS encoding peroxiredoxin: protein MPGQRYARRLNDLEQRFMALAESIPDSPEKEAISVLHGMIQEVWRSFSGSALASRSPSELTLEDIASLYKTAPEMRGEAICEPLPVGTPAPDFTLRDPNNEPVTLSNFRGRPVVLVFYPLDWSPTCSDQLSLYQAEISEFERFGAQILGISVDSIYCHGAWAAVRGLQFPLLADFEPKGEVARLYQVYREPDGFSERALYVVDPEGIIRYAHVSPRLDMIPDIYELYQVLSEITGLPAPAPTTVA from the coding sequence ATGCCCGGACAAAGGTATGCTCGCCGACTCAACGACCTGGAACAGCGGTTCATGGCACTGGCCGAGAGCATCCCCGACTCCCCCGAGAAGGAAGCGATATCTGTCCTCCACGGCATGATCCAGGAGGTGTGGAGGAGCTTCTCGGGCAGTGCGCTGGCCAGTAGATCTCCCTCGGAGCTGACCTTAGAAGATATAGCATCCCTCTACAAGACCGCGCCCGAGATGCGAGGTGAGGCGATCTGTGAACCGCTACCCGTAGGCACGCCGGCACCTGACTTCACCCTGCGGGACCCCAACAACGAGCCCGTTACGCTGAGCAACTTCCGAGGCAGACCCGTGGTGCTGGTGTTCTACCCACTCGACTGGAGTCCTACCTGCTCCGACCAGCTTTCGCTCTACCAGGCGGAGATTTCGGAGTTCGAACGCTTCGGTGCGCAGATCCTGGGCATATCGGTCGACTCCATCTACTGTCACGGTGCCTGGGCAGCCGTGAGGGGGCTACAGTTCCCGCTACTCGCGGACTTCGAGCCCAAGGGGGAGGTCGCGCGTCTGTACCAGGTCTACCGCGAGCCGGACGGCTTCTCCGAGCGCGCCCTGTACGTGGTGGACCCGGAGGGCATCATCCGCTACGCCCACGTCTCTCCCAGGCTGGACATGATCCCCGATATCTACGAGCTGTACCAGGTGCTGTCCGAGATAACCGGGTTGCCGGCGCCCGCGCCCACCACCGTAGCGTGA
- a CDS encoding FAD binding domain-containing protein yields MIPAEFDYYAPQSLDEAIQLLREHAEDGKVLAGGHSLIPLMKLRLATPSALIDIGRIPELRGINRSNGTVTIGATTTHRMIEFSEELSDALPIMPQAAKVIGDPMVRNRGTFGGSLAHADPAGDWPAVALALGATMHVRGPDGERTIPAEEFFVDLLTTALEPGELLTQIDLPVPAGKVGMSYQKFRHPASGYAVVGVAAVVTLDEAGRCADCRIGITGAGPFARRATEVEDALRGQQLNESTVRDASELAGSDMEFLGDIFASEEYRAQLVKVYTRRAIMDALARLP; encoded by the coding sequence ATGATACCCGCCGAGTTCGACTACTACGCACCCCAGAGCCTGGACGAGGCGATCCAACTGCTAAGAGAACACGCCGAGGACGGCAAGGTGCTCGCCGGCGGCCACAGCCTCATCCCACTGATGAAGCTACGCCTTGCCACACCATCGGCGCTGATCGACATCGGGCGCATACCCGAGCTGCGGGGGATAAACCGCTCCAACGGTACGGTGACCATAGGGGCGACCACCACTCACCGCATGATCGAGTTCAGCGAGGAGCTGTCGGACGCCCTGCCGATCATGCCGCAGGCCGCCAAGGTCATAGGTGACCCGATGGTGCGCAACCGCGGCACCTTCGGGGGTTCCCTGGCCCACGCGGACCCCGCGGGCGACTGGCCGGCCGTGGCGTTGGCGCTGGGGGCCACCATGCACGTGCGGGGCCCCGATGGTGAGCGCACCATACCCGCGGAGGAGTTCTTCGTCGACCTGCTCACCACCGCCCTTGAACCCGGAGAGCTGCTCACGCAGATTGACCTGCCGGTGCCTGCTGGGAAAGTCGGCATGTCCTATCAGAAGTTCAGGCATCCCGCCTCGGGCTACGCCGTAGTGGGCGTAGCGGCAGTGGTGACCCTGGACGAGGCCGGCAGATGCGCCGACTGCCGTATCGGCATCACCGGTGCTGGGCCCTTCGCCAGGAGGGCGACCGAGGTGGAGGACGCCCTCAGGGGCCAGCAGCTCAACGAGAGCACGGTAAGGGACGCCTCCGAGTTGGCCGGCAGTGACATGGAGTTCCTGGGCGATATCTTTGCTTCGGAGGAGTATCGCGCCCAGCTAGTCAAGGTCTACACCCGGCGAGCGATAATGGACGCCCTCGCCAGACTGCCCTAA